From the genome of Astatotilapia calliptera chromosome 3, fAstCal1.2, whole genome shotgun sequence:
GAACAGAGAATATGGTAAGACAGAAAGCATAAACTGAGTTCACACTAATTTCTGATTGgattatgtatttgtttttataatctaaagcaggggtgtcaaactcaaatactcagtgggccaaaattcaaaactggaacaaagttgcgggctaacgttaatatttattgaaatatatttattcctccagatatgagaatgaatctttttttttatggactcaaacacgttttgctgtaaaactgaatatggaacaagcaaagcttaatactaaacaatatatatattagctgtataataccagtaggccatctctgatagtaatttggtatggcttcgcgggccaaatgtaagtaggctgcgggccagagtttgacacctatgatctAAAGGTAGACACAAGTACAGTAACCCATAGTAAACTGAATCAACTACAAGACATGTATACATGTTtggaaaataatttctgttgGAAATATGATATTACAACAAAAAGatagacaaagagaaaaaatgtttttttcttcatggaGTAGAATATCtctttttaagaaaacaaaaacaaaagaaacaatgaCTTAAACAATATTTGTGACCATATCATGCATCCTGTATCTTTTAAAACATGTATGATGTTGGTCTTTAAATTAAACCAGTCACACAATCATACAGTTCTGTCTAGTGTTGTAATTAGATCATGTCatgaatcttaaaaaaaaacacaaacagcaaaattACCAGAAGTGTCCCAAAAAATGGTACTTTGAGAAGATACCATGTCAGAAGTAACGAGATGAAAACAATTATCCACaagtcacaatcatttcttatCCACTCTAATAAATTGAATATTTTTTCTATTACCCATCTTACCCATTCTGGTACGTTACCATCACCTAAGGCTCTTCTAAGTGTTTCTACCACATTTGCTGCTGGCCCTCCAGCTCTTGCATCTGTTGTTCCTGCTGCGTGTGGTGTAGAGTCTAAAGCTGAAGCCACTAATGTTATCGCTCTTGCTATGACTGATACAATAAATACAGCTCCCTCCTTTAATAATGGTGCTcctgctgctacaactacaccaAACAGAAAACGAACAAAGCACTCCAGTCCTCCTGCTTTTTGAGCAACATTGCCgtcttctctttctccttgGAGAAGTGGATCTTCTTTTGTCTTCCCTCCttcttctcctgttttctttgttgtttttccatctaCCTTGCTTGTCATTTCTGTCAGGGAACCTTTGTTTTTCACTTCTGATATAGGTTCTTTCTGTCCAATTAATTCCTCTGCTCCGTTTGTTGTTCCTGGGGTTAAAACTACAACAGCTGGTCCAGAGAAAGCCTTTGCCACTGATTTTGCTGCACAGCCTGTCAATTTGATCATCTTATTCTTAGAGACACTGTTGTTAGCCTTATTGTGGGTGTCTCCTTGTGGCAACATCTTGCTGGTGTAGCACCGATCTTTGTTTTCTGCAACTATCTGATCTACTGTGTTGAGCAGCTCTGTAACCTGGGACTGGCTGATGTCACCCTGTCGGCTGTATTTATTAATGATGTGGTATCGGCTCTTGCATTTCCTCATTAGATCACTCAGATATTTATTCTGATCtataaagtctttcatcttcatTTCATCTGAGTCTGGTCCATCCTGAATAAAGACAACTGCAGCATATTTGAAAACTTCCTCTGAGAAATACTGACGTATTTTCTCAATAACAGccttctgttgctgctgctctgtggaTTTCTCCACTTTGAGCACAATGAGAAAAGCATGAGGCCCTGGAGTGCACTCAGTGATACACCTCAGTATTTCAGgcttcagctcctcctctgaTCTACCTGGGCCAGAGAAATCAGGAGTGTTGATCAGGGTAATTCTTCTTCCATGAAGAGATTTGGACTCAGTTTGGCACTCAGTGTTGTCAACTTTGAACACATCTTCTCCCAACACGCTGTTTGCTAGGCTGCTTTTCCCAGATTTACTGCCTCCCAGCAGGACAATCCTGTAcattttttccactgaaaatgaagacagaaCATTAATAACCTATGTGTGCTCTTATTAGAGGGAAAAGAAAGCAGGAAGGAAAACCATTGAAAATTTAAATATGCTCCGCAGGTTACCTCTGTGCTATTCCATATAAGAAAAGCATGAGACTAGGAGAGCACTCTGTAACAGGGCAAGCTTGGTTTACTTGAGGAATGCAACTAAGTCACACTCATGTCTCCTCAAAGATGTTGTTACCTTTGATGTACTTTTGAACCCCAGCTGTTTTTCCTTCCATGACAATCATAGTTGGTGGaactaaaaaagcaaaatgagtTAGAATAACAAATAGAAATTATTGTCTTTGCTTAGGACTGTTTATTTACGTCGTCACATAAATGATTACTGATGTTAACTCAGCTAGTTTGCTACAGTACACAGAGAGGAAATAATTAATGGCTTGCATAGATTATATTGcctaatgacacacacacacacacaagttgtgtttatttatttattttgaatacCTGTGTCTTCTGCTTGTGCTGTGACTCGTTTTGGTCCCATGTTTTCCTGCAAAACTGTAATAGTTGGCCCAAAGAAAGCCTCTGTCAAAGGCTCAAATCCAGGGCCTGTTAAGTTGATCCATACATCCTTAGACTGCCTCACTGACCCTTACAGAAGAGAATAATGgcaattataatataataatatataattaattagtacaacaataacaacaatgcacacaaacacacactgttgcATTTCTTACTCTGTTTCTATTCTGACTAGTACACTTATTATCGATTATTACTCTATGTGAAAAGTCCAACTgagatttaaatttaattcccaaAACAGACCTTACTACATTACTCATATCAAATAATTAATGCAATCTGGTGAtaagattaataaaataataatttgtccTTTCTCAAGACAAGCATCCAGCTTGGGTTGCTGCAACTTACAGATTTATAGATAATAATCTTAAAACTTCATCCAATTgtctttttcagttatttaaaatatacattttcaaaatgcagGTGTAAATATTTCTGTTGGGTTCTAGGGTTAACTTACCGAGCATTTTTGCAGTGAATGAGCAAGAAGCGGCGATGTTGTGTGTCTTGTTGCATTTAAACCCAGTAGACATTCCCAGGTTACTTTCACTTGCTATtggaaatatgttcatattgGAGGTGGGGATAGCTGGGGGTTTCCCATTATTTGGAAACAAATTGTTCCATGCATTTTGTTTCGTTTTTACACAGaacatattaaaacaaatacattaaTTGTAACCCAGTCGGGTTTTTTTGTTCAGATTGAAGCTTTACTTTTTGTGACTTGAACTCAAACAATCTTTTGGTGCTGGTCATTTTCCAgaggtgtaattattttaactTGCTTTGAAAAAGTAAAGGCTTTTAAATTTCAGTGAGTGAAAGCCAACATATAATTGAAggctacattttaaaaaatgtggatATCAATACTTGAATTTGTTTAGAATGTATTATTTTAGAGTGCCAGCTTGTGTTTGTCCTTTACGTTTTGGAGTGATTTAAAATTTGTAAGTACTATTAAAACTGGGTTTATTTGTATGTATTTAGAGCTGTGTTTGAATACAGGAGGTGAAATGGCATTTTACCCATTCAGTTATTGATTTGCTGTTGTGCTTGTTGTCCTCTTGCATGGCCCGATTGTAGTCAAGTTGTAGCTGTTGGAGAGATGGCCAATCAATCAAGTCAATGAATCAATAACTGATTGAAGGGCTTTCAGCTTTAATACAAAGGGTTGTACAAAATCTTTCCATGAACTATTTTGCAAAGTTGGTCAAAAGTAAAGACTCTAATCTGATATGCAACTCCCGTCTCTGATCCATTCCCTGAAGTCTATCTgattttctccttgttttttaAGTTCTTTTTTGTTCCTCCTTCCTTGTTTTGAGTTCTTCCTCTACCTAGAACATATTTATCGTGTGTGCTCCAAAACAGGATGCTTTCAGTTCTTAAATATAAGACTAAATGCTTAATAAGCCACAGCCAAGCAGCCACTGAAGGTGGCTCTGATGgcaaagcaggaaaaacagaatTTGGTGATTTCCAAGGGTTCTAGGCAGCAGGTAGTCACTGACTGCCTCATCCaatgtttaaaaacaatatttaaaagtaTGTCAATTTGTCCATTTGATTTTGAGCATCCTCCATTTTTTGTGTACTATTCATTTAGttttcaacttttattttgaaatggtaGCTGAGGGGGAGAGGTGCATAAAGAGCAAGTATGGGATACATctaggctttaaaaaaaacaacaacaaaaaaacagaagtttttTAGTGAAGAAAGATTGTTCTTAGTTTGGCAAATTCCTTTATATTTGTTGCTATTCCaaaagatggcgccggtgaggtcggctgccgtcacgactgctccgaccaccttttctttgtctttgttttttaagttagttttcagcgtctctaaatcggcaaaatcatcaccattgggtacattaggtatgacagtgacactcttgtttctattggtatacaatgtactcacaattcgaagtttttaactctggatccgagctggccgagtgagatcttgagggagaacaaagggaagcggcggcctagagggaagcgagccggcgtcagcaacaggctgagagctcgtgcacaccgcacacctctgcctagcatcctgctcgccaacgtccagtcactggagaacaagcttgatgacctcagggccagggtaaagttccagagagacattcgggactgcaatctcctctgcttcaccgagacatggctgaacccagcggtgccggaccacgccatccagccagccgagttcttctcggttcaccgcatggacaggacacaggactcggggaagtcaacgggaggcgtgtgtttaatggtgaacaacaattggtgcaacagtgcgaacgttgttcctctcacacgctcctgcacaccaaatctggaactactgtccatcatgtgttgtcctttttatctacctcgggaatttacatcggtcattataagtgccgtttatattccaccacaagcggacacggtcaccgccttatgcgagctgcatgaggcactcacacagcaccagacacaacaccaggacgctgcgcttattgtgacgggggactttaataccTCAACCTCAAatgcgcagcgccgaacttttatcaacacatcacctgccccaccagaggtgaaaggacactggaccactgctacactacggtcaaggacggctacaaggcacaatctcgccctccgtttggcaaatccgatcacgccgccatcttcctcatggcAAAATACAAACGAAGGCCAAAACAGGAAGTTctggttcagaggaaggtcgcgcgctggacggatcaatcggtggccgcgttacaggacgcactcgacgacgcagactgggacatgttcagaaacagctccatGTCTCCaagtcaacgtgtttacggaagc
Proteins encoded in this window:
- the LOC113014136 gene encoding GTPase IMAP family member 4-like, yielding MYRIVLLGGSKSGKSSLANSVLGEDVFKVDNTECQTESKSLHGRRITLINTPDFSGPGRSEEELKPEILRCITECTPGPHAFLIVLKVEKSTEQQQQKAVIEKIRQYFSEEVFKYAAVVFIQDGPDSDEMKMKDFIDQNKYLSDLMRKCKSRYHIINKYSRQGDISQSQVTELLNTVDQIVAENKDRCYTSKMLPQGDTHNKANNSVSKNKMIKLTGCAAKSVAKAFSGPAVVVLTPGTTNGAEELIGQKEPISEVKNKGSLTEMTSKVDGKTTKKTGEEGGKTKEDPLLQGEREDGNVAQKAGGLECFIHDMI